The nucleotide sequence GAAGATTCTTATCTTGAAGTGGCAGCAGAACAGCTGGGCTATAAATCAGTGCTTGAACTTAAAAAAAAACTAAGTATCAAGCCTTGATCAAAGCAAAAGAGAACGCTAAAGGATCTGCTACTCTTTCAGCTATAACAGCTTGTTTTGGCCTTAAACGGGATGCATACTACAAATACAAAAGTAGAGAGGACAAACGTTTGAAAATAGAGAAAAAAGTTATTGATATAGTCAAGAAAAAGCGCAGATCACTTCCCAGAGAAGGGGTTAGAAAACTTGCCAGATCACTGAGCAAAGAGTTTACAAATGCCGATTTAAAAATAGGCAGGGATACCTTATTCAACATTCTTAGAAAACACAATATGCTGACACTTAGAAAAAAATACAGCTCTAGAACAACGAACTCATTACACAGGTTCTACAAGTATAAGAATATCATTAAAGATGTAGAAACAACTAGATCAAACCAAATCTGGGTGAGCGATATCACTTATATCAGAACTATAAAAGGCTTTTGTTACCTAGCACTCATTACAGATATGCATAGTCGCAAAATTGTCGGCTATGACATCAGCAATAGCCTAGAACTAAAAGGCTGTGTAAGAGCTTTGAACAAAGCCTTATATCAAGCTAAAGATATTGACGCACTTATACACCATTCTGACAGAGGTATCCAGTATTGCAGCAATGTATACACACAGATCCTTAAAAGAAATAATATAGGAATCAGTATGACCGAAGAGAACCATTGCTACGAAAACGCGATGGCAGAACGTGTAAATGGCATATTAAAAGACAGTTCTATCTCGACCAGACCTTTGATAGTCTACAACACGCTAAGAGGGCTACAGAAAATGCAATTAATTTGTATAATGAAATAAGATTACATTTATCTTTAGACTATCAAACACCAAATATGGTTTATAAATTAACAGCTTAAATCAATTTTAACCTGTAGCCATATTTTAGGACTAGACATTGCTCCTGACCCAATCTCACCCGAAAGCAGAACAGAACACAAAAAATATTACTCGAAATTCGATAAAATTAGCCACTATTTTTTTGAAATAAAAAACGAAAGCTAAAAATGGCACTCTAAAATCGAATTCAAATTAAAAATGCGAACTAAAGAAAATAAGCAAGGAAGTGGAAAATGTTCCGTAGAAAGAGCGCAAAAACTGAACTGACCGAAAAACAATTAAAGTCGAAATTCGCTAAATTTGAAAACTATTTTTAGTGAATAAAAGTTCAAAAAAAACGGATTAAAGATTAAAATCAATCTTAGCGCAATATCAAACCGCAGAAATAAAAACTTAAAATCAAAATCCGACTTAAGAAAATGAGCAATATTTCGGAAAAATCTCTCACAAACTTTAAAACCCAAAAAAATCAAATTGAAAATTTTAAACAAAAAATTGAAAGTAAAAAACACCACGCTCCCACTCTAGAAAACTTAAAAAAATAAATTTTAAAAAAGCTGATATTGGATAAATCTGAACAAAACTCTATAGAAATATCACTAAAATAAAAAGCAGAACGTGTCGCAACAGAAAGGCAACAATGGTTATAATTCATTGCGGCGGAATTTTTCTACCGAAAATTCCACGAATATTTGCTAAATTACAGCCGTAACTGAAAAGCACTGGCGTACTTTTCCGCAACGAAATCATAACCTAATCCGTTACCCAAAATAGCTCCTGACAAAATTGACCGAAGAAAATTTAGAATCAAAATTCGTTAAATCCAGAGTAAATTATTTTAGAAACTCAAGAAATAATCAAGCAATCAAATCCTGCACTCAAATTCATTTAAATGAAAATTCTAATTTAAATAGTGACCCGTCCTGAATAAAGGCTACATAATTTCAAACATTATGTATAAAAATGACAGAGTAATCAGACGGTATTCCGAATCGTTCAAACTAAAAATTTTAGATGAACTTACGGCAGGAAAATTAAACAAGTATCAACTAGGTAAAGCTTACGGTATTGCTCCAACAACCATAAACGAGTGGATCAGGAAATATAACCGTAAAGACCTTATGAACACCAGAGTGACTGTGAAAACAAAAGATGAGATTACACGCATCAAACAGCTTCAAAAAGAAATTGAACAGCTGAAGAAACTTCTTTTGAAAAAGGATATAGACGCCCTTATAGAAGATTCTTATCTTGAAGTGGCAGCAGAACAGCTGGGCTATAAATCAGTGCTTGAACTTAAAAAAAAACTAAGTATCAAGCCTTGATCAAAGCAAAAGAGAACGCTAAAGGATCTGCTACTCTTTCAGCTATAACAGCTTGTTTTGGCCTTAAACGGGATGCATACTACAAATACAAAAGTAGAGAGGACAAACGTTTGAAAATAGAGAAAAAAGTTATTGATATAGTCAAGAAAAAGCGCAGATCACTTCCCAGAGAAGGGGTTAGAAAACTTGCCAGATCACTGAGCAAAGAGTTTACAAATGCCGATTTAAAAATAGGCAGGGATACCTTATTCAACATTCTTAGAAAACACAATATGCTGACACTTAGAAAAAAATACAGCTCTAGAACAACGAACTCATTACACAGGTTCTACAAGTATAAGAATATCATTAAAGATGTAGAAACAACTAGACCAAACCAAGTATGGGTGAGCGATATCACTTACATCAGAACTATAAAAGGCTTTTGTTACCTAGCACTCATTACAGATATGCATAGTCGCAAAATTGTTGGCTATGACATCAGCGACAGCTTGGAACTCAAAGGATGTGTAAGAGCTTTGAATAAAGCTTTATATCAAGCTAAAGATATTGACGCACTTATACACCATTCAGACCGAGGTATTCAGTATTGCAGCAATGTATACACACAGATCCTTAAAAGAAATGACATAAGAATCAGTATGACCGAAGAGAACCATTGCTACGAAAACGCAATCGCAGAACGGGTAAATGGCATATTAAAAGACGAGTTCTATCTCGACCAGACCTTTGATAGCCTACAACACGCTAAGAGAGCTACAAAAAATGCAATTAATTTGTATAATGAAATAAGATTACATTTATCTTTAGACTATAAAACACCAAATATGGTTTATAAATTAACAGCTTAAATCAATTTTAAACTGTAGCTATATTTCAGGACTAGACATTTAAAAAAAACACTGTGCACTTAAGAACTTATATTTCTGTCATTACATTTTTTGTATTATTTCAATCATACGCCCAAAATTATAAAGTAGTAAACTGGATTAATGAAAATGCAATTAAAATTGAAGATGCAAATCCTGATACGAACATTACTATATTCAACAATAGCATCCCGAAAAAATTTGCCGATGCTAAGTTATTTGGGTTTGGAGAAGCTACTCATCAAGGAAAAGAATTTTTTAATATAAAGGCCAAATTCTTCAAATATTTAGTTAAAAATCAAGGTGTAAAAACGTTTATTATGGAAGATTCATATACCTCAGAAGCTGGAATTAACGAATGGATAAGCGGAGGAAAGGGAAACGCAGAAACTATTGCGAAAAATTTTAGCACTGGATTTTGGTATTGCAAAGAAGTGGTCGATTTATTAGAATGGATGAGAGATTATAATCTTAATAAACCAGAGGAAGAGCAAATTCGTTTTTATGGTATGGACATTCAAAATGTAAAGGATATAAACAAAGAAATACGAGATTTGGTCAAAAAATTTGAAATCTCTGTGAGTGAAGAACTACTTTTAGTAGCCGACAAGTGCGCAGAAAAAAAAGTTGTTTACAATAAGTCAACTGATTGGGCGGATATTCAAATACCAAAGCTAAATGAAATTAAAAGCATTTTACTGGATTTTAAGAGCAAGATAAAGAATCAGAAGAATATCGAAGAGGTTATTTCTGGAATAAGAGCCTTAGATTATCTAACTAAATACACATATTACGTACAAAATAACTACAGTCAAGATAGAGATTTAAAAATGTTTGAAAATGTTAAATGGATAGTTGAAAATAAATCTAATAACGGTAAAGCTTTTATATGGGCTCATAATGAACATATTAATAATAAAAAAGCTGGGAATTATAGCAGACGAAATATTTATAATTTAGGCAGGCATTTAAAAGAATATTATAAAAATAATTATTATAGTGTAGGGTTTGACTTTGGTACAGGTACACAAGCTGGTTATTTTTCGACTAAAGATGAAAAACCTAGTTGGAAAAAAGTTGAAATAAAAGAACCATTCGCTAAAACTTATGCCGAAACACTTAATTTGGCAAAGGACAAAATTTATTTTATTGATATGTCAATAGCTTTAGATGGTAATTCCTCGTATTTCTTCAAAAAGAAAAGGAAACAAATAGTTGCAGGTGGTGGTGGTTTCAATCCTAAAAAAAATAATTTGTATAACAAAAAGTTTTCAGAAATGTACGACGGATTAATCTTTGTAAAGAATATTTCACTTCCAACTAATAATCTGATTGCGAAATAAACATTTTACAACAATGTGTATAATTCATTGCAAGTTATAGTCTACTTACGAAAGTCCTCGCGGACTTTATATCTGTGATTTATTTGCTAACTTTTGTGTTTAAATACGCAACGAAATCATACACTAAACAGTTGTAAACAATTATGGAAAACGTGCTAACATTTATACTTGGAGCTTTACTAATAGCACTTGGAATTATTTGGTATGATTACGAAAGAAAGAAATTTGTTGCTCAAAGAAAAAATGAAGATTATATGCGAATGTCATTCACTATTGAATTCATTTTAGGAGCTTTCATTCTTTTTGCAATTGGAATAAGACTAATTTATGACTCATTTTAAATGAACGAAAACGAAGACTATTTCATAATTTCTAAAAATGGGAACATTCACACTTTGAGTGACCGAACTCAATTTAAATGGAAAGAACTATTGATTTGGACTTCTACTTCATTCATATTCCTGATTTGGTTTATCGGAATTGGAGTCGGAATATTTGTTGCGATTTTAACCTTAATAGGATACACTATTTACCGATTTGCTTCTTGGATTTACTACTCGGAATTAAAAATAGACGAGAAAAGCGGAAAATTAACTCGACTGAAAAAAATACTCTACCGAACTCAAAAAACGGAATTGATAACTGAAAAGTTTGACCCAAACCGATTTGAATACTCGGAATTAACTCGGAGTGGAAAAACGAAGTTCTTAATGAATTATCGGACACATAAAAACAACGAATTATTAATATTAAAAAATAAAACGGACAAAGAACTAATTGAGAAATACATTGCGGAAAAAATAACTGTTTACAACAACGTATATAGCTCATAGCTAATCACTTGCTTAATCAAAGTTAAGACATATTTGGAAAGTCGCCAAATTTTTAAATTTGAAGATTTCCAATAAAAAAGATAAATAGCAAAAATTAAAAATATGGCTCGTGCTCAACCGAAAATAATTTATAATTTTCACGCTACGAGCCATATACAAAATCGTTGTAGCCAATGTTCACAAAAATCTTAACTATTATAAATGACAATTAAAGAAGCTATATTAAAAAGTTTAGAAGAGATAAAAGGACTAGCAAACTATATGGAAATTTATAACCATATAATTGAAAATAAATATTATGATTTTGGTCCTGCTAAAACACCAGCTTCCACTGTATCGGCTCTTGTTGGAGATTTCATAAGAAATGAGGATAGCAGAGTCAAAAGGATAAAGCAAGAAAATGGTAGTTACTCTTATTATCTAACAAAAAATGAAACTGAAATTGATTTAGAAATTTTAGCCGGCATCCCTGAAGAAGTCAAACCAAAAGCAAAACTATCAAAAAGTTATTTAGAAAGAGATTTACATAAATTGTTAAGTAGTTATCTTAAAAATACAAAAATATATTCCAAAACTATTTTCCACGAACAATCAAAAAACGGAAAAGATAATAACCAAATTTGGACTCATCCAGATATGGTTGGAATTAAATTTTTGTATTTACAGACTAAAGCAAGTCAAAATTTCTTAAAATCAATAAATAGAGTTGATACGTTTAAACTAAGCTCTTACGAAGTAAAAAAAGAAATAAATAGTGATTCAGATTTAAAAAAGGCATTTTTTCAAGCTGTTTCAAATTTCAGTTGGGCAAATTATGGTTATTTGGTAGCATTTGAGTTTAGCGATAGCTTATCAGAAGAAATGGAAAGATTGAATCAATCTTTTGGTATCGGAATAATTGAATTAAACGCTAATCCTTACAAAAGTAAAATATTATTTCCAGCAACTTACCGTGATTTAGATTTTAAAACAATTGATAAACTTTGTAAAATAAATACAGAATTTGCAACATTTATTGAACAAGTGGATAAATTAATGACTGCAACGGATAGGTATTATAAATCAACAGAAAAAGAGCTAAATGAATTTTGCGACGATTATTTTAAAAATGATTCTGAAATTGAAAAATACTGCTCCGATAAAAAAATTCCAGTAGAACAATAAAACACTGGCTACAACACCGTATAACAACAATTGCGGCTTTGTGTCCTAAGCTCACAAACGAGCAAGCATAAAAGTCGGTAATTTTAGCTATCTTAGTTTTAACCAATCCGCAACTGATTGTTATACAACACCGTTGCCAAAAATGCGTAATTTTCAGCGAGTTAAACTGAAACTTTCCTTATTTTTTAGTCTTTTTTCTAAATTTGAACCTAAGCTATTTGAAAATCCGTATGGATATTTCTTACTCAAAACGAAAAAATTGGGACGGATGAAACTGACTAGAAATATTTGCGCGGAGAAACTTAAATTTGAATAAAAAAACTAGAACTCAGCGGATTTAAACTTACTCGGATTGATAAATTGAAATGGAGAAATTGTTGCGGATAAAATTACAACTCAGTAGACTTGAACTTACTCAAGCTCGATAAATAATCGCGGATGAAAATTTTTCAGCACTACTCTATTTTCTAATACTTGCGGATAAAGGCAAATTACAAATCTGGTTAAAATTTTTAATTTGAATTCAGTCAACCAAAAAGCTAAAGAACGATAAAGTACAAATGAAAAGCTGTGCGGAAAAGCACTTTAGGCAACAACGTATATAAAAAATAGCTACATCTTTTCTTAATCGTAAATTTTGGTATATTTGGTAAGTCGCCAAATCTCTTGATTTGGCTTTTGAAAAGTAAAAATAAAATCAAAATGCAAAAGTTTTGGCTTGTGTTAAAGCGAAAAAATTGCGCTTATTTTTACGCTACTTTTCATATACAAACTCGTTGTGATTAATTTTTTATTATGAGTGAACAATCAAAATACCAGGGATGGTTAAGAATTCTATTTATCATTCTTCCACATATTTTTATTGTGGGAGTTTTCCAAATCGTAACAAGAATTTTAGTAGGTTTTTCATATAGTGATTTAGAAATTGAGAAAACTCCAGAGCAAAGATTAGCCATTCAATTCGCATCTTTTCTAGGAACCATGCTAGTCGTTTGGATATTTGTAAAACTTATAGATAAAGAGAAGTTTATAGATGTAGGATTGAGGTTTAGAAATGAAATAAAAAGCTTTTGGGCTGGATTTTCAATTGGCGCTATAATAATGTTCTTAGGATTTGGATTATTAAAAATTCTAGGAGAAATAAAAATTCAAAACATCGATTTAGACTTTGATCAAATATTAACTTCAATAGTGATATTTGTTCTGGTATCTTTTACCGAGGAAATTCTATTTCGAGGTTATATTTTGAGAAACCTTATGTATTCTTTTAATAAATATATTGCTCTCATTATATCAGCAATTTTATTCTCATTGATGCATGGACTCAATCCTAACATTGATCTTATAGGTTCTATAAACATTTTCTTGCTGGGATTTTATTAGGAATAAGTTATATCCACACAAAAAATCTATGGTTCCCAATTGCCCTACATTTTAGCTGGAATTTTTTTCAAACCATTTTAGGTTTTAATGTAAGTGGCCAAAATACTTATTCAGTCTTTAAATTAAGTATACCAGAAAAAAATCTTTTGAATGGCGGTGCTTTTGGTTTTGGAGGATCAATAATATCTTTAATTGCTATACTGATTACAATAGTTGCAATTTCAATTCATTATAGAAGAAAAAAACTAATCACAACAACGGTTCATCGCCAATAAGCGGCACCGTTACTAAGAAAATAATTAACTTGACCAACAAACCAGCACTAAGCCGACAAATCCGAGTCCCATACTCCGCCAACTGGCGATAACCGAGACCGTTGCCCACAATTTGAGAAAAATCGTAAATCAATGAAAATAAGAATATTAATTGGAATTCTTTTTTGCTCAACTTTATTTGCGTGCGGAAACAAAAATGATGACAGATTTGTTTTCTTCCTTCATAATCGATTTTTAGAAGAACAAGAATTGAATGAGTTGCATCCCGAATTTGGGCGGACTGAATACAACGAAATTATTGCTGAATTTAAAAAAGGAGGACTTAAAGTAATATCCGAAAAACGGAATGGAAATGTTAACGCAAGAGAATACGCAATCGGAATCGTAACCCAAATTGACAGTTTAATAAAGAACGGAATAGAACCGAGAAAAATAACTGTGGTTGGAACTTCAAAAGGCGGATATATCGCTCAATACGTTTCGACTTTAGCAAATAATCAAGATTTGAATTTTGTATTTATTGCAAGTTTTAGGAATAGTGATATTCAAAATATACCTGAAATCAATTTTTGCGGAAATATTTTAACGATTTACGAAAAGTCCGACCCATTTGGAGTTTCTTCATTGGAACGCAAGAAAATCTCGAATTGCGAAATAAAACACTTTAAAGAAATCGAACTGAATACAGGAATGGGACACGGATTTTTATTTAAACCATTAAATGAATGGATTGAACCGACAATAAAGTGGGCGAATGGAAATTACGACGTGGAATAAAAACTGTGGGCAACACCGTGTATAATTAATTGCTTGGTTCTAGCCTACTTGCGAAAATTCCTGCGGAATTTTCACGGGTTCGTAAATGTTTACTAACTTAGTTGCTTAACCACGCAACTAACCATACACAATCACGTTGGCAACAAGGTTGACTCGTCCTGAATAAAGGCTACATAATTTCAAACATTATGTATAAAAATGACAGAGTAATCAGACGGTATTCCGAATCGTTCAAACTAAAAATTTTAGACGAACTTACGGCAGGAAAATTAAACAAGTATCAACTAGGTAAAGCTTACGGTATTGCTCCAACAACCATAAACGAGTGGATCAGGAAATATAACCGTAAAGACCTTATGAACACCAGAGTGACTGTGAAAACAAAAGATGAGATTACACGCATCAAACAGCTTCAAAAAGAAATTGAACAGCTGAAGAAACTTCTTTTGAAAAAGGATATAGACGCCCTTATAGAAGATTCTTATCTTGAAGTGGCAGCAGAACAGCTGGGCTATAAATCAGTGCTTGAACTTAAAAAAAAACTAAGTATCAAGCCTTGATCAAAGCAAAAGAGAACGCTAAAGGATCTGCTACTCTTTCAGCTATAACAGCTTGTTTTGGCCTTAAACGGGATGCATACTACAAATACAAAAGTAGAGAGGACAAACGTTTGAAAATAGAGAAAAAAGTTATTGATATA is from Zunongwangia endophytica and encodes:
- a CDS encoding transposase → MYKNDRVIRRYSESFKLKILDELTAGKLNKYQLGKAYGIAPTTINEWIRKYNRKDLMNTRVTVKTKDEITRIKQLQKEIEQLKKLLLKKDIDALIEDSYLEVAAEQLGYKSVLELKKKLSIKP
- a CDS encoding transposase → MYKNDRVIRRYSESFKLKILDELTAGKLNKYQLGKAYGIAPTTINEWIRKYNRKDLMNTRVTVKTKDEITRIKQLQKEIEQLKKLLLKKDIDALIEDSYLEVAAEQLGYKSVLELKKKLSIKP
- a CDS encoding erythromycin esterase family protein; this translates as MHLRTYISVITFFVLFQSYAQNYKVVNWINENAIKIEDANPDTNITIFNNSIPKKFADAKLFGFGEATHQGKEFFNIKAKFFKYLVKNQGVKTFIMEDSYTSEAGINEWISGGKGNAETIAKNFSTGFWYCKEVVDLLEWMRDYNLNKPEEEQIRFYGMDIQNVKDINKEIRDLVKKFEISVSEELLLVADKCAEKKVVYNKSTDWADIQIPKLNEIKSILLDFKSKIKNQKNIEEVISGIRALDYLTKYTYYVQNNYSQDRDLKMFENVKWIVENKSNNGKAFIWAHNEHINNKKAGNYSRRNIYNLGRHLKEYYKNNYYSVGFDFGTGTQAGYFSTKDEKPSWKKVEIKEPFAKTYAETLNLAKDKIYFIDMSIALDGNSSYFFKKKRKQIVAGGGGFNPKKNNLYNKKFSEMYDGLIFVKNISLPTNNLIAK
- a CDS encoding integrase core domain-containing protein, with product MLRKRDGRTCKWHIKRQFYLDQTFDSLQHAKRATENAINLYNEIRLHLSLDYQTPNMVYKLTA
- a CDS encoding alpha/beta hydrolase, coding for MKIRILIGILFCSTLFACGNKNDDRFVFFLHNRFLEEQELNELHPEFGRTEYNEIIAEFKKGGLKVISEKRNGNVNAREYAIGIVTQIDSLIKNGIEPRKITVVGTSKGGYIAQYVSTLANNQDLNFVFIASFRNSDIQNIPEINFCGNILTIYEKSDPFGVSSLERKKISNCEIKHFKEIELNTGMGHGFLFKPLNEWIEPTIKWANGNYDVE
- a CDS encoding IS3 family transposase translates to MIKAKENAKGSATLSAITACFGLKRDAYYKYKSREDKRLKIEKKVIDIVKKKRRSLPREGVRKLARSLSKEFTNADLKIGRDTLFNILRKHNMLTLRKKYSSRTTNSLHRFYKYKNIIKDVETTRPNQVWVSDITYIRTIKGFCYLALITDMHSRKIVGYDISDSLELKGCVRALNKALYQAKDIDALIHHSDRGIQYCSNVYTQILKRNDIRISMTEENHCYENAIAERVNGILKDEFYLDQTFDSLQHAKRATKNAINLYNEIRLHLSLDYKTPNMVYKLTA